The Paenibacillus yonginensis genome segment GTCAACCGACTCGAACTCATCTTGAACTTAACTTGAACTCAATTCTAACTCATCTTCAATTCACGAATGAATCCGCTTACAAAACAAATTGGAACAAGTTAAGGTGGTTTCATTGTAATCCCGGAAAGCGTTTAAAACAACACCTTGTTTGTTAAAAATATACATTTTACCTGTCCCCGACTAAATGAACCCGGAATTTGGAAGCATACAAAAAAGCCGGTTCCTACGCGGAACCAGCTTATTTCTTCTTTTATTTACACTTGGGAAACCAGGGTTTTTAGATAATCGCGGATTTGATCCGGCGTTTTGGCAAATTTGCTGTGCAGGTGGGCGATTTTCTCCCCGTTCTTGTAGACCAGCAGGCTGGGAATGCCGCGCACCTCATTCTCCTGGGCGATGTTCTCAAGCTGTTCGACATCCAGCGCATAAAACTGTTTATCCGGATTCTCTTCTATAATAGGGCCGATGAAACGGTCCAGGTTTTTGCAATCAGGACACCAGGTGGCATCGTATTTAATAACGGTATATCCGTCGTTGTTGATCAAATCACGGTATTGTTCTTCTGTGGCAACTCTATTCATTTCTCAGCAGCCTCCTTGAATTTTATTATTGAAGTTAGAGTGTGTATGCAAAATAGTTGTGCGAAATGTTTTTATCATTATAGCACTGCAAAATTAAATTTTGCAATAGATAAAAGTGCGGAAATTTAATTTATGGATATTTGGCGTGAAAAAGACAGGAATCTGCTTTTTTATTTAA includes the following:
- a CDS encoding thioredoxin family protein, with translation MNRVATEEQYRDLINNDGYTVIKYDATWCPDCKNLDRFIGPIIEENPDKQFYALDVEQLENIAQENEVRGIPSLLVYKNGEKIAHLHSKFAKTPDQIRDYLKTLVSQV